From the genome of Dehalococcoidales bacterium:
GTGCTGGATGCGGACCTGTCCCGCTCAACCATGACCCATTTCTTCGCCAGCGAGTTTCCCACCCGGATTTTCGACTGCGGTATCGCGGAACAGAACATGGTGAGCATCGCCGCCGGGCTGGCGGCCTCCGGTAAGATACCGTTCGCCAGTACCTTCGCCGTTTTTATTCCGGGACGGTGTTTTGACCAGGTCCGAATGTCTATTGCCCAACCACGGCTGAATGTGAAGCTGGTCACCACTCACAGCGGTATCACTGTCGGTGAGGATGGTACCTCCCACCAGGCTATCGAAGACCTGGCCCTGGCCTGTGCCCTGCCCGGTCTTACCGTGGTTGTCCCCGCCGATGCCATAGAGACCGCCTGGGTAATCAGGATGGCTGCTGCCACCGAAGGTCCCTTCTACATCAGGCTGTGCCGCCCCGGCCTGCCACTGGTCCATAACGAAGACTACCGGTTTGAGCTGGGCAAGGCGACGGTCATGAGAGAGGGCACCCGGGCAACCATAATCGCCATCGGTACCATGGTAGCCACCGCCCTGGAGGCTGCCGAGAACCTGCAACAGGCAGGAATCGACTGCCGGGTGCTCAACATGTCAACCCTGAAACCGGTTGACGAAGCCGCCATAGTCCGGGCAGCCGGAGATACGGGAGCAATAGTCACTGCCGAAGAGCACCTGGAGCACGGCGGCCTGGGGAGTACCGTAGCCCGGGTACTCGCCCGGCAGCATCCGGTACCGGTCGAGTTTGTCGCCATCAAGGACACCTATGCCGAGTCCGGCCCCCCTGCGGAGCTTCTCCGGAAGTACGGACTGACCGCCGCAGACATCGAGCGGGCAGTGCGGACAGTGGTGGAGAGGAAGGGCTAGGCCGCCCTGGCGGTGGAGACTTGCCTCGTCCTCAGGTAGTGGGTGACGCCCACCAGGCACGGCAGCGCCACGCTGTAGGCCACCAGCATTCCGGAAACACCCAGCCACCAGCATACCATCGGCAATGGAATGAATAGAACACAGCTGGTGATGATGGTATTCTTCTTCAGAAACAGGGTTGCCAGGACCGGCCCGGCGAGAATCAGCATTGGCTGGGTTAGCAGGGCCATCAGCACTCCGATGGTGGTCGACTCTCCCCTGCCTCCCCTGAAGCCAAGGAAGACCGGCCAGTTGTGCCCGATTACGACGGCAGCCCCGGCGACCAGAGCGAAGACATCGGGCAGGCCGAATGACCGGGCAATCAGGACGGGTAGCGCACCCTTGGTGGCGTCAAGGAAGAAGACGCCGATACCGGCCTTCGGTCCCAGCTCGTGGTAAGCGTTGCGGGCACCGACATTGCCGTCCCCCATCCGCCTGATGTCCACACCGGCAAGGAGGCGTCCCACGATATAAGCCGTGGGGATGGAGCCGAGGACATATCCGAGGAGAATAATTACCCAGGCCATGTCGCCTCTCACCGATAATACCTGGTTTAGCAAGGCATTGTAAGGTAAGCGGTGTGCCAGGTCAAGTGGTGAAGGGGTAACTGGCTACTGAATCTAGAGACCTGAGCCAAAAGCCCTGGTTCACAATAACCAGACACAACTTCAGGCCATCTTTAAATCTCACAGGCACCGTACCCCTCAAACTGTCCGCACACTTTGCTGACAGATGTCAATGACAGGCATTACGTTATAAGTACAGGGCATATCAGCCCGTTACGGTTCTATAAAACGCTCTGGCTGTGCTTGAATAGTCCCACACCAGCCAGAACCAGGCCTATTCCCACAAGTATATCCAGTATTCCGCTAGTCCTTACGAATCCGGCTAGCCCAACATTTGTCCTGGCCAGTCCCAGTGCGGTCCTCTGTATTGTAAGATAATTATAGGTGTTGCTGGGCGCTGCTGTTCCAGCCTGGATTTGTGGTTCCTCGGCAGCCCTGATAGCCATTTGCTTAGCCTTGACCGTTTCGTACGTGCCGTCCAGTTCCGCTAGTGTAACGGGCTGTATCGAGTCAGCAACTTCTTGCGCTGAAGAACCGGCCTGGGTAATGAATATTATGCCGAAGACAAGGGCTACAACTCCTACCAATGAGACTACGATTGAACACAAACGCATACTATCCTCCCACCTGATACCTAGAATATCTATGTATGGTAAACCGAAAACGCAGAGCTGTCAAGTAAATAGTTAGAATAGCAACTACAGAGAGACAGCATTACAAAAAGGGGAAAAGAAAGTGCCGGGGGTGGGATTCGAACCCACAAGGATTTCTCCGGCGGATTTTAAGTCCGCTGCGTATGCCGTTCCGCCACCCCGGCGTGAGACTAAATCGACAGTTATCTATCGCTGCAAGGCCAGAATTGGCGACAATTTGGCGACGGATTTATTATTGCCCCCTTCCGGGAGCACTCCGTCGAGCAGCGCCATAGCCTCACTTTGCATCCCCTCGATTATATGAGAGTACACATCCATTGTAAAGGCTACAGAGGCATGGCCTAAGGCTTCGCTGATAACCTTTGGCTTCGCCCCACGTAGTAGCATCAGGCTGGCAAAGGTATGTCTCAGGTCATGGAAGCGGACATTCTCCAGTCCCGCCTGTCTGGCTATCCTGGTAAAGTCATGGCTTAGCATGGAGGGGTCTAACGGCTTGCCTTCTACACCGTTAAAAATAAGGCTGTCCAAAGCAAGCTCTTCTCCCAGTTCACGGAATATAGCTTCCCGCTCGATTCGATATTCCCTCAGGAACAAGGCCAGCTTTGGCGTCATGGCGACACGGCGGCGGCTGTGAGCGGTCTTAGCAGGGTGCTGAAAAACTCTTTCGACCAACCCCCTGACCCCCTTCCTGGCCAGGAAGGGGGGAAAGATTGTATCTGGGGGACACCGGCAGAATCTGGTTTCGGATTCTGCTAACGTCATTCTGTAAGAATGACGCCCAGACACCCCTGACAAAGGGGCTTCGCCCCTCTGTACTCCCCTTTTTCATCATCCTGTTAGGTTCCTTAACCTCGCATACCCCCCGACGCTTGTATAGCACCCGGTTAACCG
Proteins encoded in this window:
- a CDS encoding glycerol-3-phosphate acyltransferase, producing the protein MAWVIILLGYVLGSIPTAYIVGRLLAGVDIRRMGDGNVGARNAYHELGPKAGIGVFFLDATKGALPVLIARSFGLPDVFALVAGAAVVIGHNWPVFLGFRGGRGESTTIGVLMALLTQPMLILAGPVLATLFLKKNTIITSCVLFIPLPMVCWWLGVSGMLVAYSVALPCLVGVTHYLRTRQVSTARAA
- a CDS encoding tyrosine-type recombinase/integrase, whose amino-acid sequence is MVERVFQHPAKTAHSRRRVAMTPKLALFLREYRIEREAIFRELGEELALDSLIFNGVEGKPLDPSMLSHDFTRIARQAGLENVRFHDLRHTFASLMLLRGAKPKVISEALGHASVAFTMDVYSHIIEGMQSEAMALLDGVLPEGGNNKSVAKLSPILALQR
- a CDS encoding transketolase family protein yields the protein MAPSVSVREAYGKTLVELGRQNPDVVVLDADLSRSTMTHFFASEFPTRIFDCGIAEQNMVSIAAGLAASGKIPFASTFAVFIPGRCFDQVRMSIAQPRLNVKLVTTHSGITVGEDGTSHQAIEDLALACALPGLTVVVPADAIETAWVIRMAAATEGPFYIRLCRPGLPLVHNEDYRFELGKATVMREGTRATIIAIGTMVATALEAAENLQQAGIDCRVLNMSTLKPVDEAAIVRAAGDTGAIVTAEEHLEHGGLGSTVARVLARQHPVPVEFVAIKDTYAESGPPAELLRKYGLTAADIERAVRTVVERKG